The Aedes aegypti strain LVP_AGWG chromosome 3, AaegL5.0 Primary Assembly, whole genome shotgun sequence genome contains a region encoding:
- the LOC5574189 gene encoding sugar transporter ERD6-like 2 — protein MGGCTEWCLLSRKNKMQTNSLLGGIATLALGGVFVGSSIFNIHLRLQGWTDDQRDGTILFVVVLFYIGAVIGSFVGAFLVDRMEKLALSRFYFVGMGLACILQAIAPKSIIVIGFARILAGAAYGMAYLIVLVHGGEVLVRELRGVNMAAVNYILFVGILSHGAISPIVLSNYTVQPVRIVGIIGAMCILIAVAIGQFMSYESPVFLIRKNRDVEAIRTLMKLRLESTESFEVRLAFADIKDMLQEDSYTSHKILDDGNWFPLLLTCIGKVAAVLSFNAAVNNVRLAVIDQVFGLAVYSLSAVFVGVFRVTFGIVFLFTVDKYGRKPQQALSTFLSGTVLSAIGIVYLITEHVYRNVVIAVFLIYDLLACAGVTLVPDVHLSEAFPTTKKSLSIATALTVENVAQVVILSIGFWWDYSDPDIYGPILLACGLPMVMISVFLYQMLSETAKLSLRQSRAAFARNDSAFKFDSRSGGDNVSDRSN, from the exons ATGGGTGGTTGTACCGAATGGTGCCTATTGAGCCGGAAGAACAAGATGCAGACCAATTCTCTGCTGGGCG GAATTGCTACGCTAGCACTGGGTGGAGTGTTTGTCGGATCCAGCATTTTCAACATTCACCTTCGGCTTCAGGGCTGGACGGATGATCAGAGAGATGGAACCATACTATTCGTAGTGGTTCTGTTCTACATTGGAGCAGTTATTGGATCTTTCGTCGGTGCATTCCTCGTGGATCGAATGGAGAAGCTGGCGTTGTCG CGATTCTACTTCGTTGGAATGGGCCTTGCTTGCATTTTGCAAGCCATAGCACCTAAAAGCATCATAGTAATCGGATTTGCTCGCATCCTAGCAGGCGCTGCCTACGGAATGGCCTACTTGATCGTGCTGGTTCACGGTGGAGAAGTATTGGTGAGAGAACTCCGAGGCGTCAACATGGCTGCAGTGAACTACATCCTCTTTGTCGGTATTCTGAGCCACGGTGCCATCAGCCCCATTGTGCTGTCCAACTACACCGTTCAGCCGGTTAGAATCGTCGGAATCATTGGAGCCATGTGCATCCTGATTGCCGTGGCTATTGGGCAGTTCATGAGCTATGAGTCACCCGTTTTCTTGATACGCAAGAACCGGGATGTAGAAGCAATTCGAACGCTGATGAAGCTACGTCTGGAATCTACGGAGTCGTTTGAGGTACGCCTTGCGTTTGCGGATATCAAGGATATGCTCCAAGAGGACTCTTACACTTCACATAAGATACTGGATGACGGAAACTGGTTCCCTTTGTTGTTGACCTGTATAGGGAAAGTGGCTGCGGTGTTGTCGTTCAACGCGGCTGTGAACAACGTTCGACTGGCGGTAATTGACCAGGTTTTCGGCCTCGCAGTGTACAGTCTATCGGCGGTGTTCGTTGGAGTATTCAGAGTCACTTTTGGAATCGTGTTCCTGTTTACGGTGGACAAATACGGTCGGAAACCGCAGCAGGCTTTGTCTACGTTCCTCAGCGGAACGGTTCTGTCTGCGATAGGAATAGTCTATCTCATAACGGAGCATGTTTATCGGAACGTCGTCATAGCCGTGTTCCTGATCTACGATTTGCTAGCATGCGCCGGAGTAACTCTGGTTCCCGACGTACACCTCTCGGAAGCGTTTCCAACTACGAAGAAGAGCTTATCCATTGCTACGGCGTTGACAGTTGAAAACGTGGCCCAAGTGGTGATACTTTCCATCGGGTTTTGGTGGGACTATTCCGATCCCGACATCTACGGGCCCATATTGCTGGCCTGCGGACTTCCGATGGTGATGATTAGCGTTTTCTTGTACCAGATGCTGTCGGAAACTGCGAAACTGAGCCTTAGACAATCCAGGGCAGCGTTCGCGCGGAATGATTCGGCGTTCAAATTCGATAGCAGATCAGGTGGCGATAACGTGAGTGATCGTTCAAATTGA